TAAAGGTAAAGTTGTTGTTAATGGAATAGATAGTACTAATATTGATAAAAACGAGTATTTTAAATTATTCTCAGTAGTATTTCAAGATATTAAGCTATATGCTTTTTCTCTTGGCGAAAATATTTCATTAAGGAAAATAGATGAAACTGATAGACAGAAAGCTATAAACTGTCTTAAATCAGCTGGTTTATCAGATAAATTAAAAAACTTAGAAAATGGTATTGATACAAGCTTATTAAAGATATTAGATGAAGAAGGAATTGTATTATCTGGAGGTGAGATTCAAAAAGTAGCTTTAGCAAGAGCACTATACAAAGATGCACCAATACTTGTACTTGATGAACCTACTGCTGCTTTAGATCCCATAGCAGAACATGAATTATATGAACAATTTGATAGATTGACAAAAGGTAAAACAGCAATATATATTTCTCATAGATTAGCAAGCACAAGATTTTGTGACAAAATAATATTGTTGGATAAAGGTTCTATAAAAGAATATGGTACACATGAGCAATTAATGAAAATTAATGGGACATATGCAAAAATGTTTCATAAACAAGCTCGCTATTATAATAGTGATATCAAGGATCATAAAGAGGTGTTGGCTTAATGAAGAAATTATATAATAATTTAACAATGGAATTCAATGTTATTTTTTTTATATTAAAGCTAACAAATGAATATTCAAAAGCTTTTTTGCCTTTAACAATACTATTGGCACTTATTAGTTCTTTTTTAACTATCTATAATCTGTTAATGTCCAGAAAGATTATAGATGAGCTTATACTAGGAAAACAATTCAATAAACTATTGGAAATAATTATTTTGCTAATAGGTGTAAATTTACTTATGCATATAATAAGAAGTATTATTTTTAGATGGCTACAAGCAAAGAACCAATTTATAAAAAAAAGATTTAACCTAGAAATAAATAAAAAAACAATGTCTATGGATTATGAATATGTGGAAAATCCTAAGATTCTAGATGCAAAAGAACGTGCACTCAGCGGTATAAATCAGTCAGGGGGCATTAATACTTTTACAAACAATATTAGGAACATTATTACATGTATTTGTACCATAATGGGGTTATTATATATTCTAAATGATTTAAGTATAGTAATCATATTAATACTTATTATAATGATAATATTTAACTACATAGCTGAAAGCAAAAGACAGAAAGCGGAATATCATTCTTGGCAGAAGAATGCTAAAAATAATAAAATGTTTTCTTATCTAGATGGAGAAGTAATAAAAGATTATAAGGCTAGTAAGTATATAAGACTATATGATTCGTCTGAGATGATACTTAGTAGATATAGACAGTTTGATAAAAAATCTCAGAGACTATTTAGATTGATTTCTTCGTCGAATAAAAAGCATTATCTTATTATTAATATATTAGATTATAGTCAAAAATTCATAATATATTTTACTTTGGCTCTAAAAGTGATAAGTGAACCTTCTAAATTTACAATAGGGTCTTTTACTATGTATACTTCTGCACTATATAATTTAATTAGCTCAATAACTAAAATGTTTAAATCAGCGGTTAAAATAAAATAT
The window above is part of the Vallitalea guaymasensis genome. Proteins encoded here:
- a CDS encoding ABC transporter ATP-binding protein; translation: MKKLYNNLTMEFNVIFFILKLTNEYSKAFLPLTILLALISSFLTIYNLLMSRKIIDELILGKQFNKLLEIIILLIGVNLLMHIIRSIIFRWLQAKNQFIKKRFNLEINKKTMSMDYEYVENPKILDAKERALSGINQSGGINTFTNNIRNIITCICTIMGLLYILNDLSIVIILILIIMIIFNYIAESKRQKAEYHSWQKNAKNNKMFSYLDGEVIKDYKASKYIRLYDSSEMILSRYRQFDKKSQRLFRLISSSNKKHYLIINILDYSQKFIIYFTLALKVISEPSKFTIGSFTMYTSALYNLISSITKMFKSAVKIKYTCKYLKLYKEFIELPPILCKNNEHIPANTNYSFEFSNVSFAYPGMNKLVLKNINLKIPSKQKLAIVGLNGAGKTTFIKLVMRLYDPKNGEILLNDNNIKKYNYREYQNLFGVVFQDSNILSFTVKENICLENSSSTQNDIVIECLKNAGVGDKIDVLENGADTYVDRIFDDKGIEFSGGEMQKIAIARAIYKNASIMIFDEPTASLDPLAEYEIFNTLHELTYGKTAVFISHRLSSTRICDCIAVFHNGEIIQYGSHDELMKDREGKYYKMFMAQAQYYVSNDEVSCI